AGAAAGACATTCTGTGAAAATACATGAGCTTGTCGACTTAACTAACACATCAGAGTCAACAATTCGTCGTGACTTAACACAATTGGAAGAAGATAAATATTTAAAACGAATTCATGGCGGAGCAGCACTTTTACAAGGAAAGCTAAAGGAACCAAATGTTAGTGAGAAATCTGCTAAAAACCTTCAGCAAAAGAAAATGATTGCAGCTGAAGCAGCTGCTCTTATAGAAGAAGGAGATTGTATTTTTTTAGATGCAGGTACAACAACACTACAAATGGTTGATTATTTATCACTTGAAAAAGAAATTGTTGTTGTAACGAATGGACTCACTGTTATGGAACCGCTTTTAAGCAAAGGTATAAAAACATACTTAATAGGTGGATTTTTAAAACCATCTACTGGTGCTATGATTGGACGCGGTGCTTTAACGGCATTAGAACAATACCGTTTTGATAAATGTTTTTTAGGAGTAAATGGCATACATGTTGAGTTAGGTTATACAACACCTGACCCAGAAGAAGCAGCAATGAAAATGACAGCGCTAAAGCTTTCAAGAGAAAAATATGTTTTAGCTGATTATTCCAAATTTGGAGAAATTGCATTTTCAAGAATTGCTCAGCTTTCAGAAGCAAAGATTATAACGGATGAAGGGGAAGATGAAGTCCTTTATCCATATACAAAAAATACAGCAATAAAGGTAGTGAATACATGATTTATACCGTGACATTGAATCCATCAGTTGATTACATCGTAAGAGTTGAACAATTTGAGTTAGGGTCGTTAAACCGTTCATCGGAAGATTCAAAATTTCCTGGTGGTAAAGGGATTAATGTATCACGTGTGTTGAAACGATTAGGTGTTGAATCTAACGCATTAGGTTTTATAGGTGGTTTTACGGGTTCTTTTGTAGCAGATTTCCTATCTGAGGAGAATATTCAACACAACTTTATAAACGTTTCTGGTGATACAAGAATAAACGTTAAGCTAAAAACTGACGTTGAGACAGAGATAAATGGAGTGGGACCTAGTGTGTCAGAAGAACAGCTAAATCAGTTTTTACAATTGTTTCAGCATATGAATCAAGACGATATTGTTCTTTTAGCAGGTAGTATTCCAGGGACATTACCAACATCTATCTATCAAAAAATCATGACTATTTGTAAAGAGAAAGAGATAAAAGTAGTGGCAGATGTTTCTGGTGATGCACTAAAAGAAGTTGTATCTGAAAAACCATTCTTAATTAAACCGAACCATCATGAATTAGGGGAATTGTTTGAAACAAACATTCAATCTGTAGAAGATGCACATAAATATGCGAAGCAACTTGTCCAACAAGGTGTAAA
This genomic stretch from Metabacillus sp. B2-18 harbors:
- a CDS encoding DeoR/GlpR family DNA-binding transcription regulator, whose translation is MLTPERHRLILDLLKERHSVKIHELVDLTNTSESTIRRDLTQLEEDKYLKRIHGGAALLQGKLKEPNVSEKSAKNLQQKKMIAAEAAALIEEGDCIFLDAGTTTLQMVDYLSLEKEIVVVTNGLTVMEPLLSKGIKTYLIGGFLKPSTGAMIGRGALTALEQYRFDKCFLGVNGIHVELGYTTPDPEEAAMKMTALKLSREKYVLADYSKFGEIAFSRIAQLSEAKIITDEGEDEVLYPYTKNTAIKVVNT
- the pfkB gene encoding 1-phosphofructokinase, whose translation is MIYTVTLNPSVDYIVRVEQFELGSLNRSSEDSKFPGGKGINVSRVLKRLGVESNALGFIGGFTGSFVADFLSEENIQHNFINVSGDTRINVKLKTDVETEINGVGPSVSEEQLNQFLQLFQHMNQDDIVLLAGSIPGTLPTSIYQKIMTICKEKEIKVVADVSGDALKEVVSEKPFLIKPNHHELGELFETNIQSVEDAHKYAKQLVQQGVKHVIVSMAGEGALLVTDEFSYVANVPKGKVLNSVGAGDSVVGGFLSAFSENKSLEEAFKIGVASGSATAFSLELCTKKEVEELLPQIEVVKI